CTGTCCTGTGGCTGCTTAAATTCCGATACACTGTAATTAATAGTGTCCTTTCGCTGCCATACAGGAGGCTGCTTTATTTTCACTTCTTTTAAGACAAGCGGTTGGGGAGTGAGAGTAAAATTTATAACGGAAGAAGCGGATTCTATTATTAATTCTTTAGTAGCAAAATTGAGAGCATGAACAGAAATTTTTAAGGAATCAGCGCCAGATTTCCAGCTTAATTGATAAATTCCGTTTTTATCAGTTATGCTATATGCAAGAATGGTATTGCTGTTTTTATAGGAAAGTGTAACGCTTGCTGATGAAAGAGGTTGATGATTCTCGTCAACAACTTTTCCCCTCAATGCAACCTGAGCAGAAATATAGGAAAAGAAAAAAAATGTGATAAATAAGAATGCAACTTTCACAACAAGGCTTTACTTGTAGCAAATTTATTCTAATTCCATCGGTATATATTTTTTGGAAGCTAAAGGAACATCTGATTTATATTGAAACGTTGCTCCTTGTCCGCCCAGGAAAGCCTGGGGGTTTTGAAACATGGCTTTACGCAATTCCATAAATTTT
This region of Patescibacteria group bacterium genomic DNA includes:
- a CDS encoding carboxypeptidase-like regulatory domain-containing protein; translated protein: MKVAFLFITFFFFSYISAQVALRGKVVDENHQPLSSASVTLSYKNSNTILAYSITDKNGIYQLSWKSGADSLKISVHALNFATKELIIESASSVINFTLTPQPLVLKEVKIKQPPVWQRKDTINYSVSEFKQPQD